A genome region from Geothermobacter hydrogeniphilus includes the following:
- a CDS encoding NAD-glutamate dehydrogenase domain-containing protein, translating to MKTIVDSQGHRLPQQQIEEKISTALMLLCQRQPERADQLRALAGILRDHTPLSFFVAPTTDRLAEWVEQFDRFLARRDSRVMVDCFSLAPGDRSFLVTNTPDVPYLLHTVQLCLSRLGVRFQVVCHPIISVHREGGEIVRLGPAGRGGDAESLIVIELEDIGCRDIPELLKEVRRRLELVLQVAADDQKLRQQLNAVGHCRTANHDFWSWLEQGAFLPLSYKRLRLSGSGDAMEVLEEADSALGIPWKMVQVRSGESLSLSELPGRFQSRIHRPTAEVVEESDRRSPIFRDEPLVYVGCRDGSVEHVFLGLFVPEELEKPTLGIPALKNRMAQAFDQLCIPAGSHDYRKITEIFNSFPKTEMFFMADEELFCLVRSFTQLYRHASVKVVPAHSLAVRGLTLMMIMPRDFYTPQNMSRMEKYLKRFFSAAGVVTRVIHMAKSYLSLHVSIQKDDFDIAFDAGRLERGLTRLARPWDLCLEDLLDRRFDACRRDQLLERYRDAFPIEYRHLTHPRFALRDIQAIEQLFIDGEDSFALWGPLRDPEEFFRLQFYSLRQSYLNELMPFLENLGVNVIDEVDFSLVVDQREVFIKSFAIRGGAGSLPLSPLRDKLVAALTALRRGDLENDYLNRLLVLSGLDWKQIDLFRAYRNYYFQLGSPYSKRRVAFSLINNPQVAALLYNYFEARFKPDERWQDPLEREEQALSPIRMELIAALQQVQDPNEDEILRIMFNLIDSTIRSNFFLRRDAEDYFLAFKISAIGIIDMPAPRPLYETYVHSAKMEGIHLRGGKVARGGIRWSDRPDDFRTEILGLMKTQMTKNALIVPVGSKGGFIVKTPFSNREEGGALSKAAYQTLMRGLLDLCDNRVGTRVVRPRGIVAYDGEDPYLVVAADKGTAHLPDTANAISCDYGFWLGDAFASGGSRGYDHKKLGITARGAWECVKRHFRELGTDIQSEPVTVVGIGDMGGDVFGNGMLLSKKLKLLAAFNHLHIFLDPDPDPEVSWAERKRLFELPRSSWEDYNPQLISRGGGVFSRSAKDIPLSPEVRKWLGVKHDSIDPNGLISLLLAAPVDLLWNGGIGTYVKASDEKHSDAGDRANDALRIDATQLRARVIGEGGNLGMTQKARIEYALGGGRLNTDAIDNSAGVDCSDHEVNLKIFLHHLIAEGKLKDEQQRDRLLAEVTDDVCRLVLKNNYTQSLCLSMDLERCGEDAGPFLDLADRLTDAGLLDRKGEGLPSAKQVMARADRSLTRPELSILLAYAKMQLYQALLESDLPEDELAGDDLKSYFPPLMQKRFGKELAGHPLAREIIATVVTNRIVDQAGACFCDRLVRGTGAGLVAIARTYLFFDRLLQADNVRDWVYSRDNRMTAEQQHQLLRLLESHIAELCRTALAVGFPIVYSRRRITALRRQFEEYCASLSGTGTLLVEVEDMPPEVAAGLTMLTDLDHFLPVVVLAGEAKRPLPEVVDCYRAVRKKLDLDPLLDCLSRVAVKDRWGRLGREALRTQIDAHVSQIARKVLQQYGGRTAEFFNARRSLMQTYRAQRKRLGAAVPDNLHPFMVLVGSINRLLNEA from the coding sequence ATGAAGACTATCGTTGATTCACAAGGACATCGTCTGCCGCAACAGCAGATCGAAGAGAAAATTTCCACCGCCCTGATGCTGCTCTGCCAGCGCCAGCCGGAGCGGGCCGACCAGTTGCGAGCCCTCGCCGGGATCCTGCGGGATCACACTCCGCTGAGTTTCTTTGTCGCCCCGACAACCGACCGCCTGGCGGAATGGGTTGAGCAGTTTGACCGTTTTCTCGCCCGGCGGGACTCCCGGGTGATGGTGGACTGTTTCTCGCTGGCTCCGGGAGACCGTTCTTTCCTGGTGACCAATACCCCCGATGTTCCCTACCTGCTGCACACCGTTCAACTCTGTCTTTCCCGTCTCGGAGTTCGTTTCCAGGTTGTCTGTCACCCGATCATCTCGGTTCACCGTGAGGGGGGAGAGATCGTGCGTCTCGGTCCCGCGGGCCGGGGTGGCGATGCTGAATCACTGATCGTCATTGAACTGGAAGATATCGGCTGTCGTGACATTCCTGAACTGCTGAAGGAGGTGCGGCGCCGGCTTGAACTGGTTCTGCAGGTTGCGGCCGATGATCAGAAGCTGCGGCAGCAGCTCAATGCCGTCGGTCATTGCCGTACCGCCAATCATGATTTCTGGTCCTGGCTTGAGCAGGGAGCGTTTCTGCCTCTGTCATATAAAAGACTGAGGCTTTCCGGCAGTGGTGATGCCATGGAGGTGCTTGAAGAAGCCGACAGCGCTCTCGGCATTCCGTGGAAAATGGTTCAGGTCCGCAGTGGCGAATCCCTCTCCCTGAGTGAGCTTCCGGGACGCTTCCAGAGCAGAATCCATCGCCCGACGGCCGAAGTGGTGGAGGAAAGCGACCGCCGCAGTCCCATCTTTCGTGATGAACCCCTGGTCTATGTCGGTTGCCGGGACGGGTCGGTCGAGCATGTTTTCCTTGGCCTTTTTGTTCCCGAAGAGCTGGAGAAGCCGACCCTCGGCATTCCCGCGCTGAAGAACCGGATGGCACAGGCCTTCGACCAGCTCTGTATCCCCGCCGGCAGCCATGATTACCGTAAGATTACCGAGATCTTCAATTCCTTCCCCAAAACCGAGATGTTTTTCATGGCTGACGAGGAGTTGTTCTGCCTGGTCCGCTCGTTCACCCAGTTGTACCGCCACGCCTCGGTCAAGGTTGTCCCGGCTCACAGCCTGGCGGTACGCGGGCTGACGCTGATGATGATCATGCCGCGTGATTTCTACACGCCGCAGAACATGAGTCGTATGGAGAAGTATCTCAAACGCTTTTTCAGCGCCGCCGGCGTCGTAACACGCGTTATTCACATGGCCAAGTCCTACCTCAGCCTGCATGTCAGCATCCAGAAGGACGATTTCGACATCGCCTTCGATGCCGGCAGGCTGGAGCGCGGGTTGACGCGTCTCGCCCGCCCCTGGGATCTGTGTCTGGAAGACCTGCTCGATCGACGTTTCGATGCCTGTCGACGAGATCAGTTGCTGGAACGCTATCGGGACGCATTCCCGATTGAATACCGTCACCTGACTCACCCGCGCTTCGCCCTGCGCGACATCCAGGCCATAGAGCAGCTCTTCATCGATGGCGAAGATTCCTTTGCCCTGTGGGGGCCGTTGCGCGACCCGGAGGAGTTTTTCCGCCTGCAGTTCTACAGCCTTCGGCAGAGCTATCTCAACGAGTTGATGCCGTTTCTGGAAAATCTCGGTGTCAATGTCATCGACGAGGTTGATTTCAGCCTGGTTGTCGATCAGCGCGAAGTCTTCATCAAGAGCTTTGCCATCCGCGGCGGCGCGGGAAGCCTGCCGCTCTCACCGCTGCGCGACAAACTGGTCGCCGCCCTGACCGCTCTGCGCCGGGGTGACCTGGAGAACGACTACCTGAATCGACTGCTGGTTCTCTCCGGCCTCGACTGGAAACAGATCGACCTTTTCCGTGCCTATCGAAATTACTATTTTCAGCTGGGTTCTCCCTACAGTAAGCGGCGGGTGGCCTTCTCGCTGATCAACAATCCGCAGGTGGCAGCACTGCTTTACAATTATTTCGAGGCCCGGTTCAAGCCCGATGAACGTTGGCAGGATCCCCTCGAACGGGAAGAACAGGCGCTCTCGCCGATCCGCATGGAGTTGATCGCCGCTCTGCAGCAGGTGCAGGACCCCAACGAAGATGAAATCCTGCGGATCATGTTCAACCTGATCGATTCGACCATCCGCAGCAATTTCTTTCTGCGTCGTGATGCCGAGGACTATTTCCTGGCGTTCAAGATCAGCGCCATCGGCATCATCGACATGCCGGCGCCGCGCCCTCTCTACGAAACCTATGTTCACAGCGCGAAGATGGAGGGCATCCACCTGCGCGGCGGCAAGGTCGCCCGCGGCGGTATCCGCTGGTCCGATCGGCCGGATGACTTCCGCACCGAGATCCTCGGCCTGATGAAGACCCAGATGACCAAGAACGCGCTCATTGTACCGGTCGGTTCCAAGGGCGGCTTCATCGTCAAGACACCGTTCAGCAACCGGGAAGAGGGTGGGGCGTTGTCGAAGGCGGCCTACCAGACGCTGATGCGTGGTCTGCTTGACCTGTGTGACAACCGGGTCGGCACCAGGGTGGTGCGTCCGCGGGGAATCGTCGCCTATGACGGCGAAGATCCCTATCTTGTGGTGGCCGCCGACAAGGGCACCGCTCACCTTCCCGACACCGCCAACGCGATCAGCTGTGATTACGGTTTCTGGCTCGGAGACGCCTTTGCCAGCGGTGGTTCCAGGGGCTACGACCACAAGAAACTCGGCATTACCGCGCGAGGCGCCTGGGAGTGCGTCAAACGCCATTTTCGCGAACTGGGAACCGACATCCAGTCCGAACCGGTGACCGTGGTCGGTATCGGCGACATGGGGGGGGATGTTTTCGGCAACGGCATGTTGCTGTCGAAAAAACTCAAATTGCTGGCCGCCTTCAATCACCTGCATATTTTTCTCGATCCGGACCCCGATCCTGAAGTTTCCTGGGCTGAACGCAAACGGCTGTTCGAGCTGCCGCGTTCATCCTGGGAGGATTACAATCCGCAATTGATCAGTCGGGGCGGCGGCGTCTTCAGCCGCAGCGCCAAGGATATTCCGCTTTCACCCGAAGTCCGGAAATGGCTGGGGGTCAAGCACGATTCAATCGACCCCAACGGGCTGATCAGCCTGTTGCTGGCGGCACCGGTCGACCTGCTCTGGAACGGCGGCATCGGCACTTATGTCAAGGCTTCGGATGAAAAGCACAGTGATGCCGGCGACCGCGCCAATGACGCCCTGCGGATTGACGCCACCCAGTTGCGCGCCCGGGTGATTGGTGAAGGGGGTAACCTCGGCATGACCCAGAAAGCGCGGATTGAATATGCCCTCGGCGGCGGGCGGCTGAACACTGACGCCATCGACAATTCGGCCGGAGTCGACTGCTCCGACCATGAAGTCAACCTGAAGATTTTCCTCCATCATCTGATCGCCGAAGGCAAACTCAAGGATGAGCAGCAGCGGGATCGTCTGCTGGCAGAGGTCACCGACGATGTCTGCCGGCTGGTGCTGAAAAACAACTACACCCAGAGCCTCTGCCTGAGCATGGACCTGGAGCGTTGCGGAGAGGATGCCGGCCCCTTTCTCGATCTTGCCGACCGCCTGACCGATGCCGGTCTGCTTGATCGCAAGGGGGAGGGCCTGCCGAGTGCCAAGCAGGTGATGGCGCGGGCCGACCGCAGCCTGACGAGGCCGGAGTTGTCGATTCTGCTTGCCTACGCCAAGATGCAGCTCTACCAGGCGCTGCTGGAAAGTGATCTGCCGGAAGATGAACTGGCGGGAGACGATCTGAAAAGCTATTTCCCGCCGCTGATGCAGAAACGTTTCGGTAAAGAACTGGCGGGACATCCGCTGGCGCGGGAGATCATCGCCACCGTGGTGACCAACAGGATTGTCGACCAGGCCGGGGCCTGTTTCTGCGACCGCCTGGTTCGTGGTACCGGGGCGGGCCTGGTCGCCATCGCCCGAACCTACCTGTTCTTTGACCGGCTGCTGCAGGCCGACAATGTTCGGGACTGGGTCTACAGCCGTGACAACCGCATGACGGCCGAACAGCAGCACCAGCTGCTGCGGCTGCTGGAGAGTCATATCGCCGAACTCTGTCGGACGGCACTGGCCGTCGGTTTCCCGATTGTCTACAGCCGGCGGCGGATCACCGCTCTTCGCAGGCAGTTCGAGGAGTACTGTGCCTCTCTATCCGGAACCGGGACGCTGCTGGTTGAGGTCGAGGACATGCCGCCCGAGGTCGCGGCAGGCCTGACCATGCTGACCGATCTCGATCATTTTCTGCCGGTTGTGGTTCTGGCGGGAGAGGCGAAGAGGCCGCTGCCCGAGGTCGTTGACTGCTACCGCGCGGTGCGGAAGAAACTCGATCTCGATCCACTGCTCGACTGTCTTTCCAGGGTTGCGGTGAAGGATCGCTGGGGGCGCCTCGGTCGGGAGGCGCTGCGTACCCAGATCGATGCTCATGTCAGCCAGATTGCCCGCAAGGTGCTGCAGCAGTACGGGGGGCGGACCGCCGAATTCTTCAACGCCCGGCGCTCCCTGATGCAGACCTACCGGGCCCAGCGCAAACGTCTCGGCGCGGCGGTCCCCGACAATCTGCATCCTTTCATGGTCCTGGTCGGCAGCATCAACCGGCTGCTGAACGAGGCCTGA
- a CDS encoding flavin reductase family protein: protein MQKRQLGPCVTFFPQPTTLISSVDHQGLVNVMTASWVGIVSKTPPTMAISLNKGRLSYANIRQTGCFTVNAVPADLAVAADFCGIRSGRDCDKLAVSGLSLTPGLHQQAPLIEESPLNVECRLAREIELGDYRLLLGEILDIHAAESAFDEQEKLSVPPFDPLVYLGGVREYWSLGEKIATAYHDGRQLVPEDPDRKD, encoded by the coding sequence ATGCAGAAACGTCAACTGGGCCCCTGTGTCACCTTCTTTCCGCAACCGACCACCCTGATCAGCAGTGTCGATCACCAGGGTCTGGTCAATGTCATGACCGCGTCCTGGGTCGGCATTGTCAGCAAAACACCGCCGACCATGGCCATCTCCCTGAACAAGGGACGCCTCAGTTACGCCAATATCCGCCAGACCGGCTGTTTTACCGTCAACGCGGTTCCGGCCGACCTGGCCGTCGCGGCTGATTTCTGCGGTATCCGCTCGGGGCGGGATTGTGACAAGCTTGCCGTCTCCGGTCTGAGCCTGACTCCCGGGCTTCATCAACAGGCTCCGCTGATTGAAGAGTCTCCTCTCAATGTCGAATGCCGACTGGCCAGAGAAATTGAACTGGGCGACTATCGGCTGCTGCTGGGAGAAATCCTCGATATTCACGCCGCCGAGAGCGCTTTCGATGAACAGGAAAAACTCTCGGTGCCCCCCTTTGATCCGCTGGTCTACCTCGGCGGGGTCCGGGAATACTGGTCGCTGGGAGAGAAGATCGCCACGGCCTATCATGACGGCCGGCAACTGGTGCCGGAGGATCCTGACAGAAAGGACTGA
- the panB gene encoding 3-methyl-2-oxobutanoate hydroxymethyltransferase — protein sequence MSRKQTTILDLQRMKREGEKITVLTAYDYPFARLMDAEGVDVILVGDSVGSVVAGYDTTLPVTMDEMVYHTRAVARGSEKALVVADMPFLSYQVDLAEARRNAGRLIKEGGAQAVKLEGGTNMAETIHALVDIDIPVVGHIGLTPQSIHRMGGYRVQGKQAEQAEKLLADARAVEQAGACAMVLEAIPASLAKEITAAVEIPTIGIGAGIDCDGQVLVIHDILGLCEKYSPKFVKRYADAATLIRGGIRDYIDEVKSGAFPGPEHSFK from the coding sequence ATGAGCAGGAAACAGACGACGATTCTTGATCTGCAACGCATGAAACGCGAGGGTGAAAAGATTACCGTCCTGACCGCTTACGACTATCCCTTCGCCCGCCTGATGGACGCTGAGGGGGTCGACGTTATCCTGGTCGGCGATTCGGTCGGCTCGGTGGTGGCCGGTTACGACACCACCCTGCCGGTGACCATGGACGAAATGGTCTACCATACCCGCGCCGTGGCGCGCGGCAGCGAGAAGGCGCTGGTGGTGGCCGACATGCCCTTCCTCTCCTACCAGGTCGACCTTGCCGAAGCCCGCCGCAATGCCGGGCGACTGATCAAGGAAGGCGGGGCCCAGGCGGTCAAGCTGGAGGGCGGGACCAACATGGCCGAGACCATTCACGCCCTGGTTGATATCGACATCCCGGTGGTCGGCCACATCGGTCTGACCCCGCAGTCGATTCATCGCATGGGGGGGTACCGGGTCCAGGGCAAGCAGGCCGAGCAGGCCGAAAAACTGCTTGCCGACGCCCGTGCCGTCGAACAGGCCGGTGCCTGCGCCATGGTGCTTGAAGCGATTCCGGCCTCGCTGGCCAAAGAGATTACCGCCGCCGTCGAGATTCCCACCATCGGTATCGGCGCCGGGATCGATTGTGACGGCCAGGTGCTGGTGATCCATGATATCCTCGGCCTGTGCGAAAAGTATTCGCCCAAGTTCGTCAAACGCTACGCCGATGCCGCCACCCTGATCCGCGGCGGTATCCGTGACTATATCGACGAGGTCAAGAGCGGCGCCTTCCCGGGGCCTGAGCATAGTTTTAAATGA
- the panC gene encoding pantoate--beta-alanine ligase, with translation MKIIRSVSEMQQRCLAAREAGQRIAFVPTMGWLHEGHLSLLREGRERGDLLVLSIFVNPTQFGQGEDFESYPRDLSRDAALAEAVGTDIIFAPEAVDMYPRGYASYVDVEGLTEVLCGASRPGHFRGVTTVVTKLFTIVQPHIAFFGRKDFQQLAVIRRMTLDLNLPVEVVGMPIIREADGLAMSSRNVYLSDDQRRQALVLSRSIAEAKRLAAGGERDVAAILAGIEEMIRVEPEARIDYLQICHQYTLAQQQRIDADSVLLLAVFIGATRLIDNSLLLPEG, from the coding sequence ATGAAAATCATTCGTTCCGTTTCCGAGATGCAGCAGCGCTGCCTGGCCGCCCGCGAGGCGGGGCAGCGGATTGCTTTCGTACCGACCATGGGCTGGCTGCACGAGGGGCACCTCTCACTGCTGCGTGAAGGGCGTGAGCGCGGGGATCTGCTGGTGCTGTCGATTTTCGTCAACCCGACCCAGTTCGGCCAGGGCGAGGATTTCGAAAGCTACCCGCGTGACCTGAGTCGTGACGCGGCGCTGGCCGAGGCGGTCGGCACCGACATCATTTTCGCTCCGGAGGCCGTCGACATGTACCCGCGCGGCTATGCCAGCTATGTCGATGTCGAGGGGCTGACCGAGGTTCTCTGCGGCGCCAGCCGCCCCGGCCATTTCCGCGGCGTGACCACCGTTGTCACCAAGCTGTTCACCATTGTGCAACCGCATATCGCCTTCTTCGGCCGGAAGGATTTCCAGCAGCTGGCGGTTATCCGACGGATGACCCTTGATCTCAACCTCCCTGTCGAGGTGGTGGGGATGCCGATTATCCGCGAGGCGGACGGCCTGGCGATGAGTTCCCGCAATGTCTATCTCTCTGACGACCAGCGGCGGCAGGCCCTGGTGCTCAGCCGTTCCATCGCCGAGGCGAAACGGCTGGCGGCTGGCGGCGAGAGAGATGTCGCCGCCATTCTCGCCGGCATCGAGGAGATGATCCGGGTTGAACCGGAAGCCCGTATCGACTATCTCCAGATTTGTCATCAATATACCCTGGCGCAGCAACAGCGGATTGACGCCGATTCGGTATTGCTGCTCGCCGTCTTTATCGGTGCAACCCGGCTGATTGACAACAGCCTGTTGCTGCCAGAAGGCTGA
- the panP gene encoding pyridoxal-dependent aspartate 1-decarboxylase PanP, producing MTPQETAKANLENLYRIFTIPEAPDSTLGAIDQAISRDVAGFLQAHIVALERSLEDVERDFADPAIPEEPTFVSEYTEFIKEKLVAHSVHTAAPGFAGHMTSALPYFMLPLSRIMTALNQNLVKVETSKAFTPMERQVLAMLHRLIYAETDDFYRRRMHDSVHALGAFCSGGTIANMTALWTARNLLCAPDGDFGGIAREGYARALDHLGCRGLAVFVSRRGHYSLTKAVDLIGLGSDNLVRVDTDADNRINLKSLRQQIDRLRDEGIRPLAIVGIAGTTETGNVDSLEGLADIAGETGCHFHVDAAWGGPTLFSSRHRHLLAGIERADSVTLDAHKQLYVPMGAGMVLFKNPVALRAIEHHAAYILREGSKDLGSHTLEGSRPGKAMLVHAGLSIIGRKGYELLIDLGIDRARMFAGKVRDHRDFELMTEPELNILTYRYLPDWARRRMEFAGVGVRQEANSILDQVIRLIQKYQRESGKTFVSRTTLQSARYGQQNLTVFRVVLANPLTDEKIIDSILEEQCRIACREEIQDLLDALGALLEVDPREES from the coding sequence ATGACCCCGCAAGAAACAGCCAAGGCCAACCTGGAGAACCTCTACCGCATCTTTACCATTCCCGAAGCCCCCGATTCGACCCTCGGGGCCATCGATCAGGCCATCTCCCGGGACGTTGCCGGTTTCCTGCAGGCGCATATTGTTGCCCTGGAGCGGAGCCTGGAGGATGTCGAAAGGGATTTCGCCGATCCGGCCATCCCCGAGGAGCCGACCTTCGTTTCCGAATATACCGAATTCATCAAGGAAAAGCTGGTTGCCCATTCGGTCCATACCGCCGCCCCGGGTTTCGCCGGGCATATGACCTCGGCGCTGCCCTATTTCATGCTGCCGTTGTCGCGCATCATGACCGCGCTCAACCAGAACCTGGTCAAGGTCGAAACCTCCAAGGCCTTCACTCCCATGGAACGGCAGGTTCTGGCGATGCTGCACCGGCTGATTTATGCCGAGACGGATGATTTCTACCGGCGGCGGATGCATGACAGTGTTCATGCCCTGGGTGCTTTCTGTTCCGGCGGCACGATCGCCAACATGACCGCGTTGTGGACCGCCCGCAACCTGCTGTGCGCTCCCGACGGTGATTTCGGCGGCATCGCCCGGGAAGGGTACGCCCGCGCCCTGGACCATCTCGGCTGCCGCGGACTGGCGGTCTTCGTTTCCCGCCGCGGGCATTATTCCCTGACCAAGGCGGTCGACCTGATCGGTCTCGGCAGCGACAACCTGGTCCGGGTCGATACCGATGCCGACAACCGCATCAATCTCAAGTCCCTGCGGCAGCAGATCGACCGGTTGCGTGACGAGGGAATCCGGCCGTTGGCCATCGTCGGCATCGCCGGCACCACCGAAACCGGCAACGTCGACTCCCTGGAAGGGCTGGCCGATATTGCCGGCGAGACGGGATGCCATTTTCATGTCGATGCCGCCTGGGGCGGGCCGACTCTCTTTTCCAGCCGCCATCGCCACCTGCTGGCCGGCATCGAACGGGCTGACTCGGTGACTCTCGATGCTCACAAGCAGCTCTATGTTCCCATGGGGGCGGGGATGGTGCTGTTCAAAAATCCGGTCGCGCTGCGCGCCATCGAGCATCATGCCGCCTACATCCTGCGTGAGGGCTCCAAGGACCTGGGAAGCCATACCCTTGAGGGGTCACGGCCCGGCAAGGCGATGCTGGTTCATGCCGGGCTGTCGATCATCGGTCGCAAGGGCTATGAGCTGCTCATCGATCTCGGTATCGACCGGGCGCGGATGTTTGCCGGCAAGGTCCGCGACCATCGCGACTTCGAACTGATGACCGAGCCGGAGCTGAACATTCTCACTTATCGTTACCTGCCGGACTGGGCGCGGCGGCGGATGGAGTTTGCCGGGGTCGGGGTTCGGCAGGAAGCCAATTCGATTCTCGACCAGGTGATCCGACTGATTCAGAAATACCAGCGCGAGTCGGGCAAGACCTTCGTCTCCCGCACCACTCTGCAGTCGGCCCGCTACGGGCAGCAGAATCTGACCGTTTTCCGGGTGGTGCTGGCCAATCCCCTGACAGACGAAAAGATTATCGATTCCATCCTGGAGGAACAGTGCCGGATCGCCTGCCGGGAAGAGATCCAGGATCTGCTGGATGCCCTGGGAGCGTTGCTCGAGGTCGACCCACGGGAGGAATCTTGA
- a CDS encoding amidohydrolase family protein: MNPNAAGDSRIYTARYLLPISSPPVAGGAMLVTGEQIVAVGPLNDLRAAGTAAEVVDFGDKVLLPPLTNAHTHLELTDFPAWAVEAGEDELTGAEDFVDWVLRLVRVKRARPAEDFMPAIQRGLRLCLESGTGVIGDILSFHSAVDAYRQSPLLGSVFFETLGRDPQLFSSLLERIGKRLDRSPSSCLSAAVSPHAPYTVAAELLRRVFSLAAGHRCPAAIHLAESPAESELLRSGTGPLVDRLYPRAGWSPPAPPECGLSPVAWLEEQGGLRPDILLVHGVQVDAGDVVRLKRHGSGVVLCPRSNEKLRVGRAPVELYRRTGIPLALGTDSLASNDSLSMWDELAAARRIYADALDPVDLLRAATLGGARLLGVDARIGTLEPGRGAHFQVVDLPPAANPSELIEALVAEGCRQPVWQLYLHGRPQL, from the coding sequence TTGAACCCCAACGCGGCCGGTGATTCCCGCATCTACACCGCCCGGTACCTGCTGCCGATCTCTTCCCCACCGGTGGCGGGAGGCGCGATGCTGGTGACGGGGGAACAGATTGTCGCGGTCGGCCCTCTGAATGATCTCCGCGCCGCCGGCACCGCTGCCGAGGTGGTCGATTTCGGCGACAAGGTGTTGCTGCCGCCGCTGACCAACGCCCATACTCATCTTGAGTTGACCGATTTTCCGGCCTGGGCCGTCGAAGCGGGCGAGGACGAACTGACCGGCGCAGAAGATTTTGTTGACTGGGTACTGCGCCTGGTACGGGTCAAACGGGCCCGGCCGGCGGAAGACTTCATGCCTGCGATCCAACGCGGCCTGCGCCTCTGCCTGGAATCCGGCACCGGCGTCATCGGTGACATTCTTTCCTTTCATTCGGCGGTTGACGCCTACCGTCAATCGCCCCTGCTCGGCAGTGTTTTTTTTGAAACCCTGGGGCGTGACCCGCAGCTGTTCAGTTCGCTGTTGGAAAGGATCGGCAAACGCCTCGACCGTTCTCCCTCGTCCTGCCTGTCAGCCGCCGTATCGCCGCATGCGCCCTACACCGTCGCCGCTGAACTGCTTCGCCGGGTTTTCTCTCTGGCCGCCGGCCACAGGTGCCCGGCCGCGATTCATCTCGCCGAATCGCCGGCCGAAAGCGAGCTGCTGCGCTCCGGGACCGGTCCGCTGGTCGACAGGCTCTATCCCCGGGCCGGCTGGTCGCCGCCGGCGCCGCCGGAGTGCGGTCTGTCGCCGGTGGCCTGGCTGGAAGAGCAGGGCGGGCTGCGTCCCGATATCCTGCTGGTGCATGGCGTCCAGGTTGATGCCGGGGATGTCGTGCGGCTGAAGCGACACGGCTCCGGTGTGGTTCTCTGCCCGCGTTCCAACGAGAAACTGCGGGTCGGTCGCGCTCCGGTTGAACTCTACCGGCGGACGGGCATTCCGCTGGCGCTCGGGACTGACAGCCTGGCCTCCAACGATTCTCTTTCCATGTGGGATGAGCTCGCCGCCGCGCGACGGATCTATGCCGATGCTCTCGACCCGGTCGATCTGCTGCGGGCGGCGACCCTCGGCGGGGCGCGGCTGCTCGGTGTCGATGCGCGTATCGGGACTCTTGAACCGGGGCGGGGAGCCCACTTCCAGGTGGTTGATCTGCCGCCTGCCGCCAATCCCTCCGAACTGATCGAGGCACTGGTCGCCGAAGGCTGCCGACAACCGGTGTGGCAGCTCTACCTGCACGGTCGGCCGCAGCTGTAA
- a CDS encoding SoxR reducing system RseC family protein codes for MMEETGTVVELRPGGTAMVLCRKGSACGHCSAADKCEMGRDSGERLVETRNQVGADVGDQVRISISSRTFLKSSFLVYIVPLIVLVIGAVLGGQVSAWIGKDLDPNLLSAAFGIAGLVISLLVIRGYNRKLERERYLPRIVAILGSEQDYGH; via the coding sequence ATGATGGAAGAAACCGGTACCGTGGTTGAACTGAGGCCCGGCGGCACGGCGATGGTTCTCTGCCGCAAGGGCAGCGCCTGCGGGCACTGCAGCGCCGCCGACAAGTGCGAGATGGGCCGCGATTCGGGGGAGCGCCTGGTCGAGACGCGCAACCAGGTGGGCGCGGACGTCGGTGATCAGGTCAGAATCAGTATCAGCAGCCGAACCTTCCTCAAGTCGTCCTTCCTGGTCTACATCGTCCCGCTGATCGTGCTGGTCATCGGTGCGGTTCTCGGCGGGCAGGTGTCGGCATGGATCGGCAAGGACCTTGACCCGAATCTGTTGTCCGCCGCCTTCGGTATTGCCGGGCTGGTGATCAGCCTGCTGGTCATCCGTGGTTATAATCGAAAACTTGAGCGTGAACGCTATCTGCCGCGCATTGTCGCCATTCTCGGCTCGGAACAGGATTATGGGCATTAA
- the smpB gene encoding SsrA-binding protein SmpB gives MGIKVVANNKKAFHDYFIEEKYEAGLVLQGTEVKSLREAAVNLRDSYCRIRGGEIFVENMHISPYDFGNRENHDPLRSRKLLLHAEEIRKLTKKVEEKGLSLVPTRLYFKEGRAKLEIGVARGKKLHDKRQTLRQKQDAREMARAMRGRL, from the coding sequence ATGGGCATTAAGGTTGTCGCCAACAACAAGAAGGCCTTCCACGATTACTTCATCGAGGAAAAATATGAAGCCGGGCTGGTCCTGCAGGGCACCGAGGTGAAATCGCTGCGCGAAGCGGCCGTCAATCTGCGCGACAGCTACTGCCGCATCCGCGGCGGGGAAATCTTTGTCGAAAACATGCACATCAGCCCCTACGATTTCGGCAACCGCGAGAACCATGATCCGTTGCGCAGCCGCAAGCTGCTGCTGCATGCCGAAGAGATCCGCAAGCTGACCAAGAAGGTCGAGGAGAAGGGGCTCTCGCTGGTCCCGACCCGGCTCTACTTCAAGGAAGGCCGCGCCAAGCTGGAGATCGGTGTCGCCAGGGGCAAGAAGCTGCACGACAAGCGCCAGACGCTCAGGCAGAAGCAGGATGCCCGCGAAATGGCCCGCGCCATGCGTGGAAGGCTGTAA